A stretch of Rhinopithecus roxellana isolate Shanxi Qingling chromosome 12, ASM756505v1, whole genome shotgun sequence DNA encodes these proteins:
- the SYCN gene encoding syncollin, with product MSPLRLLLLALALALAAVPCAQGACPASADLKHSNGTRTCAKLYDKSDPYYENCCRGAELSLEPGADLPYLPSNWANTVSSLVVAPRCELTVWSRQGKAGKTRKFSAGTYPRLEEYRRGVLGNWSNAISALYCRCS from the exons ATGTCCCCGCTGCGCCTGCTGCtgctggccctggccctggccctggccgcTGTGCCGTGCGCCCAGGGCGCCTGCCCCGCGTCCGCCGACCTCAAGCACTCCAACGGGACGCGCACTTGCGCCAAGCTCTATGACAAGAGCGACCCCTACTATGAGAACTGCTGCAGGGGCGCCGAGCTGTCGCTGGAGCCGGGCGCAGACCTCCCCTATTTGCCCTCCAACTGGGCCAACACCGTCTCCTCCCTTGTGGTGGCCCCGCGCTGCGAGCTCACCGTGTGGTCCCGGCAAGGCAAGGCGGGCAAGACGCGCAAATTCTCTGCCGGTACCTACCCGCGCCTGGAGGAGTACCGCCGGGGCGTCTTGGGAAACTGGTCCAACGCTATCTCCGCGCTCTACTGCAG GTGCAGCTGA
- the NCCRP1 gene encoding F-box only protein 50 translates to MEEVREGHSLGGGMEADGPASPQELPPSPRSPSPPPSPPPLPSLPSLPSPVAPEAPELPEPEQPSEAHARQLLLEEWGPLSGGLELPPRLTWKLLLLRRPLYRNLLRSPNPEGINIYEPAPATGPTQRPLETLGNFRGWHIRTEKLQQNQSWTVKQQCVDLLAEGLWEELLDDEQPDITVMDWFEDSRLDVCVYELHVWLLAADRRTVIAQHHVAPRTSGRGPPGRWVQVSHVFRHYGPGVRFIHFLHKAKNRMEHGGLRRTRVTDSSVSVQLRE, encoded by the exons ATGGAGGAGGTGCGTGAGGGACACTCGCTCGGTGGCGGGATGGAAGCCGATGGGCCCGCGAGCCCCCAGGAGCTGCCTCCCTCGCCACGGTCGCCGTCACCGCCGCCGTCGCCACCACCACTGCCCTCACTGCCGTCGCTGCCATCGCCCGTGGCCCCGGAGGCCCCCGAGCTCCCCGAGCCGGAGCAGCCGTCCGAGGCTCACGCCCGGCAGCTGCTGCTGGAGGAGTGGGGGCCGCTGAGCGGGGGCCTGGAGCTGCCCcctcgcctcacctggaagctgCTCCTGCTGCGGCGGCCGCTCTACCGCAACCTGCTGCGCTCGCCCAATCCCGAAG GCATCAACATTTATGAGCCAGCACCCGCTACTGGTCCCACCCAGCGACCCCTGGAGACTCTGG GCAATTTCCGTGGCTGGCACATTAGAACCGAAAAGCTTCAGCAGAACCAAAG CTGGACAGTGAAGCAGCAGTGTGTGGACCTTCTGGCCGAGGGCCTGTGGGAGGAGCTGCTGGATGATGAACAACCAGACATTACGGTCATGGACTG GTTCGAGGACAGCCGACTGGATGTGTGCGTCTACGAACTGCACGTCTGGCTGCTGGCAGCTGACCGCCGCACGGTCATCGCTCAGCACCACGTGGCCCCCCGAACTTCTGGGAGAGGACCCCCTGGCCGCTGGGTCCAG GTGTCCCACGTATTCCGCCATTATGGTCCTGGTGTGCGCTTCATCCACTTCCTGCACAAGGCCAAGAACCGCATGGAGCATGGTGGGCTGCGACGGACACGGGTGACTGACTCCTCCGTGTCTGTGCAGCTCCGGGAGTGA